In Felis catus isolate Fca126 chromosome A2, F.catus_Fca126_mat1.0, whole genome shotgun sequence, the following proteins share a genomic window:
- the CEP41 gene encoding centrosomal protein of 41 kDa isoform X2, giving the protein MPGPNIISATEAREYLTKRIPQNPRYQHIKSRLDTGNSMTKYTEKLEEIKKNYRYKKDELFKRLKVTTFAQLVIQVASLSDQTLEVTAEEIQRLEDNDSATSEPDGEVSARTNGKRSPGEQSPSPVQSTNSAGAGDSSRSTLQSVISGVGELDLDKGLVKKAEPNTKDRPYPDCPFLLLDVRDRDSYQQCHIVGAYSYPIATLSRTMNPYSNDILEYKNAHGKIIILYDDDERLASQAATTMCERGFENLFMLSGGLKVLAQKFPEGLITGSLPASCQQPLPSGSARKRSSPKVPPPPAENKWRFTPEDLKKIEYYLEEEQGPPDHPSRLSQANASGRDSKVPGTRSGQHPPARGPGGPPNPRSLSSGHLQGKPWK; this is encoded by the exons ATGCCAGGACCGAATATAATCTCTGCCACGGAGGCGAGGGAG tatCTAACCAAAAGAATACCACAAAACCCAAGGTATCAGCATATCAAGTCAAGACTGGATACTG GTAACAGCATGACTAAATACACTGAGAAGCTAGAAGAGATCAAAAAAA ATTACAGATACAAAAAAGATGAGCTTTTCAAGAGACTGAAAGTTACAACTTTTGCCCAGCTG GTCATCCAGGTTGCTTCCCTATCTGATCAAACACTGGAAGTGACAGCTGAAGAGATTCAAAGGCTAGAAG ACAATGATTCTGCGACTTCGGAGCCCGATGGGGAAGTCAGTGCCAGGACCAACGGGAAGCGGAGCCCCGGGGAGCAGTCGCCAAGCCCTGTCCAGTCCACAAACAGCGCGGGAGCCGGGGATTCCAGTCGCTCGACTCTGCAGAG CGTCATCAGTGGTGTTGGGGAACTGGATCTAGACAAAGGGCTGGTGAAGAAAGCCGAGCCCAACACCAAAGACCGACCTTATCCCGACTGCCCCTTCCTGCTGCTAGATGTGCGAGACAGagattcctaccaacagtgccaCATCGTTGGAG cCTACAGTTACCCCATCGCAACTCTGTCTAGGACAATGAACCCTTATTCAAATGACATTCTTGAATAC AAAAATGCTCACGGCAAGATCATCATTCTGTACGACGACGACGAGAGGCTGGCCAGCCAGGCGGCCACCACCATGTGTGAGCGGGGATTTGAGAACCTCTTCATGCTTTCCGGAG GTCTAAAAGTCTTAGCTCAGAAATTCCCAGAAGGACTGATTACGGGTTCCCTGCCAGCATCTTGCCAGCAGCCCCTTCCTTCTGGCTCTGCCCGGAAACGATCCAGCCCCAAGGTGCCGCCTCCACCAGCTGAGAATAAATGGAGATTTACCCCAGAAGACTTGAAAAAGATAGAATATTACCTGGAAGAGGAGCAGGGTCCTCCGGACCATCCTA GCCGGCTGAGCCAAGCTAATGCCTCCGGAAGAGACTCCAAGGTTCCAGGCACCCGCAGCGGTCAGCACCCGCCCGCCAGGGGCCCTGGTGGCCCCCCGAATCCCCGCTCGCTCAGCAGTGGCCACCTGCAAGGCAAACCCTGGAAGTAA
- the CEP41 gene encoding centrosomal protein of 41 kDa isoform X1 produces MSRNKQIKPCVKEANYDYLTKRIPQNPRYQHIKSRLDTGNSMTKYTEKLEEIKKNYRYKKDELFKRLKVTTFAQLVIQVASLSDQTLEVTAEEIQRLEDNDSATSEPDGEVSARTNGKRSPGEQSPSPVQSTNSAGAGDSSRSTLQSVISGVGELDLDKGLVKKAEPNTKDRPYPDCPFLLLDVRDRDSYQQCHIVGAYSYPIATLSRTMNPYSNDILEYKNAHGKIIILYDDDERLASQAATTMCERGFENLFMLSGGLKVLAQKFPEGLITGSLPASCQQPLPSGSARKRSSPKVPPPPAENKWRFTPEDLKKIEYYLEEEQGPPDHPSRLSQANASGRDSKVPGTRSGQHPPARGPGGPPNPRSLSSGHLQGKPWK; encoded by the exons ATGAGCAGGAACAAGCAGATCAAGCCATGTGTAAAGGAAGCAAACTATGAC tatCTAACCAAAAGAATACCACAAAACCCAAGGTATCAGCATATCAAGTCAAGACTGGATACTG GTAACAGCATGACTAAATACACTGAGAAGCTAGAAGAGATCAAAAAAA ATTACAGATACAAAAAAGATGAGCTTTTCAAGAGACTGAAAGTTACAACTTTTGCCCAGCTG GTCATCCAGGTTGCTTCCCTATCTGATCAAACACTGGAAGTGACAGCTGAAGAGATTCAAAGGCTAGAAG ACAATGATTCTGCGACTTCGGAGCCCGATGGGGAAGTCAGTGCCAGGACCAACGGGAAGCGGAGCCCCGGGGAGCAGTCGCCAAGCCCTGTCCAGTCCACAAACAGCGCGGGAGCCGGGGATTCCAGTCGCTCGACTCTGCAGAG CGTCATCAGTGGTGTTGGGGAACTGGATCTAGACAAAGGGCTGGTGAAGAAAGCCGAGCCCAACACCAAAGACCGACCTTATCCCGACTGCCCCTTCCTGCTGCTAGATGTGCGAGACAGagattcctaccaacagtgccaCATCGTTGGAG cCTACAGTTACCCCATCGCAACTCTGTCTAGGACAATGAACCCTTATTCAAATGACATTCTTGAATAC AAAAATGCTCACGGCAAGATCATCATTCTGTACGACGACGACGAGAGGCTGGCCAGCCAGGCGGCCACCACCATGTGTGAGCGGGGATTTGAGAACCTCTTCATGCTTTCCGGAG GTCTAAAAGTCTTAGCTCAGAAATTCCCAGAAGGACTGATTACGGGTTCCCTGCCAGCATCTTGCCAGCAGCCCCTTCCTTCTGGCTCTGCCCGGAAACGATCCAGCCCCAAGGTGCCGCCTCCACCAGCTGAGAATAAATGGAGATTTACCCCAGAAGACTTGAAAAAGATAGAATATTACCTGGAAGAGGAGCAGGGTCCTCCGGACCATCCTA GCCGGCTGAGCCAAGCTAATGCCTCCGGAAGAGACTCCAAGGTTCCAGGCACCCGCAGCGGTCAGCACCCGCCCGCCAGGGGCCCTGGTGGCCCCCCGAATCCCCGCTCGCTCAGCAGTGGCCACCTGCAAGGCAAACCCTGGAAGTAA
- the CEP41 gene encoding centrosomal protein of 41 kDa isoform X3 produces MSVRRHIGNPEYLTKRIPQNPRYQHIKSRLDTGNSMTKYTEKLEEIKKNYRYKKDELFKRLKVTTFAQLVIQVASLSDQTLEVTAEEIQRLEDNDSATSEPDGEVSARTNGKRSPGEQSPSPVQSTNSAGAGDSSRSTLQSVISGVGELDLDKGLVKKAEPNTKDRPYPDCPFLLLDVRDRDSYQQCHIVGAYSYPIATLSRTMNPYSNDILEYKNAHGKIIILYDDDERLASQAATTMCERGFENLFMLSGGLKVLAQKFPEGLITGSLPASCQQPLPSGSARKRSSPKVPPPPAENKWRFTPEDLKKIEYYLEEEQGPPDHPSRLSQANASGRDSKVPGTRSGQHPPARGPGGPPNPRSLSSGHLQGKPWK; encoded by the exons ATGTCTGTCCGGAGGCACATTGGGAATCCCGAG tatCTAACCAAAAGAATACCACAAAACCCAAGGTATCAGCATATCAAGTCAAGACTGGATACTG GTAACAGCATGACTAAATACACTGAGAAGCTAGAAGAGATCAAAAAAA ATTACAGATACAAAAAAGATGAGCTTTTCAAGAGACTGAAAGTTACAACTTTTGCCCAGCTG GTCATCCAGGTTGCTTCCCTATCTGATCAAACACTGGAAGTGACAGCTGAAGAGATTCAAAGGCTAGAAG ACAATGATTCTGCGACTTCGGAGCCCGATGGGGAAGTCAGTGCCAGGACCAACGGGAAGCGGAGCCCCGGGGAGCAGTCGCCAAGCCCTGTCCAGTCCACAAACAGCGCGGGAGCCGGGGATTCCAGTCGCTCGACTCTGCAGAG CGTCATCAGTGGTGTTGGGGAACTGGATCTAGACAAAGGGCTGGTGAAGAAAGCCGAGCCCAACACCAAAGACCGACCTTATCCCGACTGCCCCTTCCTGCTGCTAGATGTGCGAGACAGagattcctaccaacagtgccaCATCGTTGGAG cCTACAGTTACCCCATCGCAACTCTGTCTAGGACAATGAACCCTTATTCAAATGACATTCTTGAATAC AAAAATGCTCACGGCAAGATCATCATTCTGTACGACGACGACGAGAGGCTGGCCAGCCAGGCGGCCACCACCATGTGTGAGCGGGGATTTGAGAACCTCTTCATGCTTTCCGGAG GTCTAAAAGTCTTAGCTCAGAAATTCCCAGAAGGACTGATTACGGGTTCCCTGCCAGCATCTTGCCAGCAGCCCCTTCCTTCTGGCTCTGCCCGGAAACGATCCAGCCCCAAGGTGCCGCCTCCACCAGCTGAGAATAAATGGAGATTTACCCCAGAAGACTTGAAAAAGATAGAATATTACCTGGAAGAGGAGCAGGGTCCTCCGGACCATCCTA GCCGGCTGAGCCAAGCTAATGCCTCCGGAAGAGACTCCAAGGTTCCAGGCACCCGCAGCGGTCAGCACCCGCCCGCCAGGGGCCCTGGTGGCCCCCCGAATCCCCGCTCGCTCAGCAGTGGCCACCTGCAAGGCAAACCCTGGAAGTAA
- the CEP41 gene encoding centrosomal protein of 41 kDa isoform X4: protein MTKYTEKLEEIKKNYRYKKDELFKRLKVTTFAQLVIQVASLSDQTLEVTAEEIQRLEDNDSATSEPDGEVSARTNGKRSPGEQSPSPVQSTNSAGAGDSSRSTLQSVISGVGELDLDKGLVKKAEPNTKDRPYPDCPFLLLDVRDRDSYQQCHIVGAYSYPIATLSRTMNPYSNDILEYKNAHGKIIILYDDDERLASQAATTMCERGFENLFMLSGGLKVLAQKFPEGLITGSLPASCQQPLPSGSARKRSSPKVPPPPAENKWRFTPEDLKKIEYYLEEEQGPPDHPSRLSQANASGRDSKVPGTRSGQHPPARGPGGPPNPRSLSSGHLQGKPWK from the exons ATGACTAAATACACTGAGAAGCTAGAAGAGATCAAAAAAA ATTACAGATACAAAAAAGATGAGCTTTTCAAGAGACTGAAAGTTACAACTTTTGCCCAGCTG GTCATCCAGGTTGCTTCCCTATCTGATCAAACACTGGAAGTGACAGCTGAAGAGATTCAAAGGCTAGAAG ACAATGATTCTGCGACTTCGGAGCCCGATGGGGAAGTCAGTGCCAGGACCAACGGGAAGCGGAGCCCCGGGGAGCAGTCGCCAAGCCCTGTCCAGTCCACAAACAGCGCGGGAGCCGGGGATTCCAGTCGCTCGACTCTGCAGAG CGTCATCAGTGGTGTTGGGGAACTGGATCTAGACAAAGGGCTGGTGAAGAAAGCCGAGCCCAACACCAAAGACCGACCTTATCCCGACTGCCCCTTCCTGCTGCTAGATGTGCGAGACAGagattcctaccaacagtgccaCATCGTTGGAG cCTACAGTTACCCCATCGCAACTCTGTCTAGGACAATGAACCCTTATTCAAATGACATTCTTGAATAC AAAAATGCTCACGGCAAGATCATCATTCTGTACGACGACGACGAGAGGCTGGCCAGCCAGGCGGCCACCACCATGTGTGAGCGGGGATTTGAGAACCTCTTCATGCTTTCCGGAG GTCTAAAAGTCTTAGCTCAGAAATTCCCAGAAGGACTGATTACGGGTTCCCTGCCAGCATCTTGCCAGCAGCCCCTTCCTTCTGGCTCTGCCCGGAAACGATCCAGCCCCAAGGTGCCGCCTCCACCAGCTGAGAATAAATGGAGATTTACCCCAGAAGACTTGAAAAAGATAGAATATTACCTGGAAGAGGAGCAGGGTCCTCCGGACCATCCTA GCCGGCTGAGCCAAGCTAATGCCTCCGGAAGAGACTCCAAGGTTCCAGGCACCCGCAGCGGTCAGCACCCGCCCGCCAGGGGCCCTGGTGGCCCCCCGAATCCCCGCTCGCTCAGCAGTGGCCACCTGCAAGGCAAACCCTGGAAGTAA